A genomic window from Variovorax paradoxus includes:
- a CDS encoding ABC transporter substrate-binding protein: MNPLRHVFSAAALAALTTALVPAHAQGVIKIGEVNSYKAQPAFLEPYKKGMELAVEEINAKGGVNGKKIELITRDDNANPGDAVRVAEELVAREKIDVLTGTFLSNTGLAVADFAKQKKIFFLAGEPLTDKMTWQGGNEYTYRLRPGTYMQAAMLVPEAVKLKKKRWAVVYPNYEYGQSAVAAFKTLLKAAQPDVEFVAEQAPPLGKVDAGAVAQALADAKPDAIFNVLFGADLSKFVREGNTRGLFKDRAVVSVLTGEPEYLDPLKDETPNGWIVTGYPWYGIQTPEHKAFFLAYHAKYNDYPRLGSVVGYSMIKSVAAGAAKAKSTETPKLLEAFKGLQVDTPFGKISYRAEDHQSTMGAFVGKTKNENGKGVMVDYTYFDGAKFQPSAADVKKSRAAD, from the coding sequence ATGAACCCATTGCGTCACGTCTTCAGCGCCGCGGCCCTCGCTGCGTTGACCACTGCTCTCGTTCCCGCGCACGCGCAGGGCGTGATCAAGATCGGCGAGGTCAACAGCTACAAGGCCCAGCCCGCCTTCCTCGAGCCCTACAAGAAGGGCATGGAGTTGGCTGTCGAAGAAATCAACGCCAAGGGCGGCGTGAACGGAAAGAAGATCGAGCTCATCACGCGCGACGACAACGCCAACCCCGGCGACGCCGTGCGCGTGGCCGAAGAGCTGGTGGCGCGCGAGAAGATCGACGTGCTCACCGGCACCTTCCTGTCGAACACCGGCCTGGCCGTGGCCGACTTCGCCAAGCAGAAGAAAATCTTCTTCCTGGCCGGCGAACCGCTGACCGACAAGATGACCTGGCAGGGCGGCAACGAATACACCTACCGCCTGCGTCCCGGCACCTACATGCAGGCCGCCATGCTCGTGCCCGAGGCTGTCAAGCTCAAGAAGAAGCGCTGGGCCGTCGTGTACCCCAACTACGAATACGGCCAGTCGGCCGTGGCCGCCTTCAAGACGCTGCTGAAGGCCGCGCAGCCCGACGTCGAGTTCGTCGCCGAACAGGCGCCGCCGCTCGGCAAGGTCGATGCGGGCGCCGTCGCCCAGGCGCTGGCCGATGCCAAGCCCGACGCGATCTTCAACGTGCTCTTCGGCGCAGACCTCTCGAAGTTCGTGCGCGAAGGCAACACCCGCGGCCTGTTCAAGGACCGCGCGGTCGTCAGCGTGCTGACCGGCGAGCCCGAGTACCTCGACCCGCTGAAGGACGAAACGCCCAACGGCTGGATCGTGACCGGCTACCCCTGGTACGGCATCCAGACGCCCGAGCACAAGGCCTTCTTCCTCGCGTACCACGCCAAGTACAACGACTATCCGCGCCTCGGCTCGGTGGTTGGCTACAGCATGATCAAGTCGGTCGCGGCCGGCGCCGCCAAGGCCAAGAGCACCGAAACGCCGAAGCTCCTCGAAGCCTTCAAGGGCCTGCAGGTCGACACGCCCTTCGGCAAGATCAGCTACCGCGCCGAAGACCACCAGTCCACCATGGGCGCCTTCGTCGGCAAGACGAAGAACGAGAACGGCAAGGGCGTGATGGTCGACTACACCTACTTCGACGGCGCCAAGTTCCAGCCCTCCGCCGCCGACGTGAAGAAGTCGCGCGCCGCCGACTGA
- a CDS encoding amino acid synthesis family protein, whose product MTANIRKLVIQVDETRKEMGKDVTPPTRRAVAIAVIENPYAGRYSENLDELIAIGEELGALLGQKAVKALGIEPGQAQSYGKAAIVGERGELEHAAAILHPKLGAPLRVAVEKGAALVPSAKKQGTLGTAIDVPLGHKDAAFVRSHFDAIEARVSDAPRANEIVVAVAVTDSGRPLPRIGGLQAHEIKGEDGLR is encoded by the coding sequence ATGACCGCCAACATCCGCAAGCTCGTCATCCAGGTCGATGAAACCCGCAAGGAAATGGGTAAGGACGTCACGCCGCCCACGCGCCGCGCCGTTGCCATCGCCGTGATCGAGAACCCGTACGCCGGCCGCTACAGCGAGAACCTCGACGAACTGATCGCCATCGGCGAAGAGCTCGGCGCGCTGCTCGGCCAGAAGGCAGTGAAGGCGCTGGGCATCGAGCCCGGCCAGGCGCAAAGCTATGGCAAGGCCGCCATCGTCGGCGAGCGCGGCGAGCTCGAACACGCCGCCGCCATCCTGCATCCCAAGCTGGGCGCGCCGCTGCGCGTTGCAGTCGAGAAGGGCGCGGCGCTCGTGCCTTCGGCCAAGAAGCAGGGCACGCTGGGCACCGCCATCGACGTGCCGCTGGGCCATAAAGACGCAGCCTTCGTGCGCAGCCATTTCGACGCGATCGAAGCCCGCGTAAGCGACGCGCCGCGCGCCAACGAGATCGTGGTGGCGGTTGCCGTCACCGACAGCGGCCGTCCGCTGCCGCGCATCGGCGGCCTGCAGGCCCATGAAATCAAGGGCGAAGACGGTCTTCGCTGA
- a CDS encoding amino acid synthesis family protein, which produces MIEIRRVFTHVEHIHHEFGPRAATPLVRGAIGAVLTNPFAGRYEPDILPMMALLDPVGVDMAHKLHAAMDVPLERIATYGKGAIVGADGELEHGALWHVPGGYAMRELLGWKGSRVAYTAGKAEEKTGQPGNALSIVPSTKKVGPPGAALDVPLTNINASYVRGQFDAIEVRVPGAPAADEIVFILAMSTGYRVHARVGGLLAENISKWDGLR; this is translated from the coding sequence ATGATCGAAATCCGACGCGTCTTCACCCATGTCGAGCACATCCACCACGAGTTCGGACCGCGTGCCGCAACGCCGCTGGTGCGCGGTGCCATCGGCGCGGTGCTGACCAATCCGTTCGCCGGCCGCTACGAGCCCGACATCCTTCCGATGATGGCGCTGCTCGACCCTGTGGGCGTCGACATGGCACACAAGCTGCACGCCGCCATGGACGTGCCGCTCGAGCGCATTGCCACCTACGGCAAGGGCGCCATCGTCGGCGCCGACGGCGAGCTGGAGCACGGCGCGCTGTGGCACGTGCCCGGTGGCTACGCAATGCGCGAGCTGCTCGGCTGGAAGGGCAGCCGCGTCGCCTACACCGCAGGCAAGGCCGAAGAGAAAACCGGCCAGCCCGGCAACGCGCTGTCGATCGTGCCCTCGACCAAGAAGGTCGGCCCGCCCGGCGCCGCGCTCGACGTGCCGCTGACCAACATCAACGCCAGCTACGTGCGCGGCCAGTTCGACGCCATCGAGGTGCGCGTGCCCGGCGCGCCGGCTGCGGACGAGATCGTCTTCATCCTCGCGATGAGCACCGGCTACCGCGTGCATGCCCGCGTCGGCGGCCTGCTCGCAGAGAACATCAGCAAGTGGGACGGCCTGCGCTGA
- a CDS encoding UPF0280 family protein: MSAQRTALDQNRWHFNHGPIDIVAEAHGDPYAVAAAHDAAWARFVHVLDELVRELPLLRLPVTDKMRPRNVVARRMWDACAAFSPMFITPMAAVAGSVAQELIAFYERPGIERAWINNGGDIALHLAPGQSARVGVFADLARFDWRNHVDGGSGILTTDGQFELRADQPVRGVATSGWRGRSFSLGIADSVTVLAATAAQADAAATVIANAVDVDDAAIARRPANECKDDSDLGDTLVTVDVPTLAPGQVRSALDTGVVCAKVLQKGGLVWAALLVCQGQWRLVEPLCSKALKTELPKAVGSVFA, translated from the coding sequence ATGTCCGCCCAACGCACAGCGCTCGATCAGAACCGCTGGCATTTCAACCACGGCCCGATCGACATCGTGGCCGAGGCGCATGGCGACCCGTACGCCGTCGCGGCCGCGCACGACGCCGCGTGGGCGCGCTTCGTCCATGTGCTCGACGAACTGGTGCGCGAGTTGCCGCTGCTGCGCCTGCCCGTCACCGACAAGATGCGTCCGCGCAATGTGGTGGCGCGCCGCATGTGGGACGCCTGCGCCGCGTTCTCGCCGATGTTCATCACGCCGATGGCGGCGGTGGCCGGCTCGGTCGCGCAGGAGCTGATCGCTTTCTACGAACGCCCCGGCATCGAGCGCGCATGGATCAACAACGGCGGCGACATCGCGCTGCACCTCGCGCCCGGCCAGTCCGCGCGCGTGGGCGTGTTCGCCGACCTCGCGCGCTTCGACTGGCGCAATCATGTCGATGGTGGCAGCGGCATCCTCACCACCGACGGCCAGTTCGAGCTGCGCGCGGACCAGCCCGTGCGCGGCGTCGCCACCAGCGGCTGGCGCGGACGCAGCTTTTCGCTGGGCATCGCCGACAGCGTGACGGTCCTGGCCGCCACTGCAGCGCAGGCCGATGCGGCGGCGACAGTGATCGCCAACGCCGTCGATGTGGACGACGCGGCCATCGCGCGCCGCCCCGCGAACGAATGCAAGGACGACAGCGACCTCGGCGACACCCTCGTCACCGTCGACGTACCCACGCTGGCCCCCGGGCAGGTGCGCAGCGCACTCGATACGGGCGTGGTGTGCGCCAAGGTCCTGCAAAAAGGCGGGCTTGTGTGGGCCGCTCTACTCGTTTGTCAGGGGCAGTGGCGACTTGTCGAACCCTTATGCTCGAAGGCGCTCAAGACCGAGCTGCCGAAAGCAGTTGGTTCAGTATTTGCTTAA
- a CDS encoding 6-hydroxynicotinate reductase has translation MTEHTKTDGLPGMDMPVVAEAGSSAFGKAPPRNERMSTAKVECNACPVLCQISDGRTGACDRYANREGVLVRVDPVVLLRRTIESEAPALVPFNRTGAETALAPAPAEPDWNGDLLHADEVFVTGVGSSTTYPDYKPAPFIVASKAQGVDMVTVVTEGIFSYCSFKVKIDTDRFLGSEQANVRYRGEVVGHVTTAEYGSQMLSLGGVHHLTGGSKKEGRMTAELMQLLGNKKAVECTIDGGSTLVIQAGKAPIVNGVEEQRMRVGCGSAAVGIFARQFAGVADEVVVVDDHITGVLTEHQAGRCLDMAPSGIQMLGRKSTPGRYFQVANPGNGWGGTDIADPLAIIEGWAEGVARPGLRLLMTSTTGEHAQWYVLDDALKPVEQPMPAEVKRIVDRIGENCEPSLCTVLFLGGAGGSLRAGVTENPVLLTRAIKRALVNVTCGGAPAYVWPGGGITVMADVMRMPDNSFGTVPTPAIVAPIEFSMRRDDYEALGGHMEHIFPLEQALARGAWQEDGAPLARQWLAMDDANPWPLGHAPMLG, from the coding sequence ATGACAGAACACACCAAGACAGATGGCCTCCCCGGCATGGACATGCCCGTGGTGGCTGAAGCCGGCAGCAGCGCCTTCGGCAAGGCGCCTCCGCGCAACGAGCGCATGAGCACGGCCAAGGTCGAGTGCAACGCCTGCCCGGTGCTGTGCCAGATCTCCGACGGCCGCACCGGCGCCTGCGACCGCTATGCCAACCGCGAAGGCGTGCTGGTGCGCGTCGATCCCGTGGTGCTGCTGCGCCGGACGATCGAAAGCGAAGCGCCTGCGCTGGTGCCCTTCAATCGCACTGGCGCCGAAACGGCTCTGGCCCCGGCCCCCGCCGAGCCCGACTGGAACGGCGACCTGCTGCACGCCGACGAAGTCTTCGTCACCGGCGTGGGCTCGTCCACCACCTACCCCGACTACAAGCCCGCGCCCTTCATCGTGGCATCGAAGGCCCAAGGCGTCGACATGGTCACCGTCGTCACCGAAGGCATCTTCAGCTACTGCAGCTTCAAGGTGAAGATCGACACCGACCGCTTCCTTGGCTCAGAGCAGGCAAACGTGCGCTACCGCGGCGAGGTCGTGGGCCACGTCACCACGGCCGAATATGGCTCGCAGATGCTCTCGCTCGGCGGCGTGCACCACCTCACCGGCGGTAGCAAGAAGGAAGGCCGCATGACGGCCGAGCTGATGCAACTGCTGGGCAACAAGAAGGCCGTGGAGTGCACCATCGACGGCGGCTCCACCCTCGTCATCCAGGCCGGCAAGGCGCCCATCGTCAATGGCGTCGAAGAGCAACGCATGCGCGTGGGCTGCGGCTCCGCGGCGGTCGGCATCTTCGCGCGCCAGTTCGCGGGCGTGGCTGACGAGGTGGTAGTGGTCGACGACCACATCACAGGCGTGCTCACCGAGCACCAGGCCGGCCGCTGCCTCGACATGGCGCCCTCGGGCATCCAGATGCTGGGGCGCAAGTCCACGCCGGGGCGCTACTTCCAGGTGGCGAACCCGGGCAACGGCTGGGGCGGCACCGACATCGCCGATCCGCTCGCGATCATCGAAGGCTGGGCAGAGGGCGTCGCGCGCCCCGGCCTGCGCCTGCTGATGACCTCGACCACCGGCGAGCACGCGCAGTGGTACGTGCTCGACGATGCGCTCAAGCCTGTCGAGCAACCCATGCCCGCGGAGGTGAAGCGCATCGTCGACCGCATCGGCGAGAACTGCGAACCCTCGCTGTGCACTGTGCTGTTCCTCGGCGGCGCGGGCGGCAGCCTGCGCGCGGGGGTCACTGAAAACCCGGTGCTGCTCACGCGTGCCATCAAGCGCGCGCTGGTCAACGTCACCTGCGGCGGCGCACCGGCATACGTGTGGCCCGGCGGCGGCATCACCGTGATGGCCGACGTCATGCGCATGCCCGACAACAGCTTCGGCACCGTGCCCACGCCGGCCATCGTCGCACCCATCGAGTTCAGCATGCGACGCGACGACTACGAAGCGCTCGGCGGCCACATGGAACACATCTTCCCGCTCGAACAGGCGCTCGCGCGCGGTGCATGGCAGGAAGACGGCGCACCGCTTGCGCGCCAATGGCTCGCGATGGACGACGCCAATCCGTGGCCGCTCGGCCACGCCCCCATGTTGGGCTGA
- a CDS encoding ferredoxin--NADP reductase, with amino-acid sequence MSAFSEERVLSVHHWTDRLFTFTTTRDPALRFSNGHFTMIGLKVNNKPLLRAYSIVSPNYEEHLEFLSIKVEEGPLTSKLQHIQVGDTIIVGRKPTGTLLIDYTLPAKRLYLFGTGTGLAPFMSIIRDPDTYEKFEQVILVHGVRQVDELAYHDLVTDHLPKHEILGEMIEKQLLYYPTVTREEFRNQGRITDLIESNKLTDDLGLPPLNVEEDRVMLCGSPGLLVDLKHILEKRGFKEGNTSTPGDFVVERAFAEK; translated from the coding sequence ATGAGTGCATTCAGCGAAGAACGCGTCCTGAGCGTCCACCACTGGACCGACCGCCTGTTCACCTTCACCACCACGCGCGACCCGGCGCTGCGCTTCTCGAACGGTCATTTCACGATGATCGGCCTGAAGGTCAACAACAAGCCCCTGCTGCGCGCCTACAGCATCGTGAGCCCGAACTACGAGGAGCATCTCGAGTTCCTGAGCATCAAGGTGGAAGAAGGCCCGCTGACCTCGAAGCTGCAGCACATCCAGGTGGGCGACACCATCATCGTGGGCCGCAAGCCCACCGGCACGCTGCTGATCGACTACACGCTGCCGGCCAAGCGCCTGTACCTGTTCGGCACCGGCACCGGCCTCGCACCGTTCATGAGCATCATCCGCGACCCGGACACCTACGAGAAGTTCGAACAGGTCATCCTGGTGCACGGCGTGCGCCAGGTCGACGAGCTGGCCTACCACGACCTCGTGACCGACCACCTGCCCAAGCACGAGATCCTCGGCGAGATGATCGAGAAGCAGCTGCTGTACTACCCGACCGTCACGCGCGAGGAGTTCCGCAACCAAGGCCGCATCACCGACCTGATCGAGAGCAACAAGCTCACCGACGACCTCGGCCTGCCGCCGCTCAACGTCGAGGAAGACCGCGTCATGCTGTGCGGCAGCCCCGGCCTGCTGGTCGACCTGAAGCACATCCTGGAGAAGCGCGGCTTCAAGGAAGGCAACACGAGTACGCCAGGCGACTTCGTCGTCGAACGCGCCTTCGCAGAAAAGTAA
- a CDS encoding TetR family transcriptional regulator — translation MADNSRSASHKPKPQRRTGVREAAAQATRDSILKAATKVFAKYGYDGGSVEKISKAAKSYDRMIYYYFGSKEGLFIAVLEGIYQRMDDAEAAIALDASRPVEALTEVIRFVLGYYRKNPEFVTLLNTENLHKGRHISKSLRAREYSSRAVAIIAEILASGAAQGLFRKELVARDIYLLIASTGYFYTSNRHTLTAFLGEPLESPEAITHWENFVIETLLRTVRADSDAEADEPQDNTPPHEDTSKWQKSQPAASRARSS, via the coding sequence ATGGCCGACAACAGCCGCTCCGCCTCCCACAAGCCCAAGCCGCAGCGCCGCACGGGCGTGCGCGAGGCGGCCGCACAGGCCACGCGCGACAGCATCCTGAAGGCGGCGACCAAGGTGTTCGCCAAGTACGGCTACGACGGCGGCAGCGTGGAGAAAATCTCCAAGGCCGCGAAGTCGTACGACCGGATGATCTATTACTACTTCGGCAGCAAGGAAGGCCTCTTCATTGCGGTGCTCGAAGGCATCTACCAGCGCATGGACGACGCCGAGGCCGCCATCGCGCTCGACGCCTCGCGGCCGGTGGAAGCGCTCACCGAAGTCATCCGCTTCGTGCTGGGCTACTACCGCAAGAACCCCGAGTTCGTCACGCTCTTGAACACCGAGAACCTGCACAAGGGCCGGCACATTTCGAAGTCGCTGCGGGCGCGCGAGTATTCGTCGCGCGCGGTGGCGATCATTGCGGAAATCCTCGCCAGCGGCGCTGCGCAAGGCCTGTTCCGCAAGGAACTGGTGGCGCGAGACATCTACCTGCTGATCGCGTCCACGGGTTATTTCTACACCTCCAACCGGCACACGCTCACCGCCTTCCTCGGTGAGCCGCTGGAATCGCCGGAGGCGATCACGCACTGGGAAAACTTCGTGATCGAGACGCTGCTGCGCACGGTGCGCGCTGACTCGGATGCAGAGGCGGACGAGCCGCAAGACAACACACCACCCCACGAGGACACATCGAAATGGCAGAAATCGCAGCCGGCGGCAAGTCGGGCAAGGTCGTCATAA
- a CDS encoding amidohydrolase family protein gives MAEIAAGGKSGKVVIKNIGLLLSGDIDKPILDADTIVVNDGLIVAVGKEKDCDLEGAQTIIDAKKTCVTPGLIDSHVHPVFGDWTPRQGQIGWIDSTMHGGVTTMISAGEVHLPGRPKDIVGLKALAITAQRAFDNFRPGGVKVLAGAPVIEKGMVESDFKELAEAGVGLLGEVGLGSVKAGYEAKEMVAWARKYGIQSTIHTGGPSIPGSGLIDKDVVLEADADIIGHINGGHTSLPEAHVCELCEKSSRAIEIVHNGNEKVAIAAAKAALELKCPHRVILGTDGPAGSGVQPLGILRMVAMLSSIANIPAELVFCFATGNTAKIRKLNCGLIEVGRDADFVFMDRAQHSPAPGLLESVQLGDIPGVGMVMIDGIVRCGRSRNTPPATEIPVVVSGAH, from the coding sequence ATGGCAGAAATCGCAGCCGGCGGCAAGTCGGGCAAGGTCGTCATAAAGAACATCGGGCTGCTGCTCTCGGGCGACATCGACAAGCCCATCCTCGACGCCGACACCATCGTGGTGAACGACGGCCTGATCGTCGCGGTCGGCAAGGAGAAAGACTGCGATCTCGAAGGCGCGCAGACCATCATCGACGCGAAGAAAACCTGCGTGACGCCCGGCCTGATCGACAGCCACGTGCACCCGGTGTTCGGCGACTGGACACCGCGCCAGGGCCAGATCGGCTGGATCGACTCCACCATGCATGGCGGCGTGACCACGATGATTTCCGCTGGCGAGGTGCACCTGCCCGGCCGTCCCAAGGACATCGTGGGCCTGAAGGCACTGGCCATCACCGCGCAGCGCGCCTTCGACAACTTCCGCCCCGGCGGTGTGAAGGTGCTGGCGGGCGCGCCCGTCATCGAGAAGGGCATGGTCGAGAGCGACTTCAAGGAACTCGCTGAAGCCGGCGTGGGCCTGCTCGGCGAAGTGGGCCTGGGCTCGGTGAAGGCCGGCTACGAGGCGAAAGAGATGGTGGCCTGGGCGCGCAAGTACGGCATCCAGAGCACGATCCACACGGGCGGTCCGTCGATCCCCGGCTCGGGCCTGATCGACAAGGACGTGGTGCTCGAGGCTGACGCCGACATCATCGGCCACATCAACGGCGGCCACACCTCGCTGCCGGAAGCGCACGTGTGTGAGCTCTGCGAGAAGAGCTCGCGCGCCATCGAGATCGTGCACAACGGCAACGAGAAAGTTGCCATTGCAGCGGCGAAGGCGGCGCTGGAGCTCAAGTGCCCGCACCGCGTGATTCTCGGCACCGACGGCCCCGCCGGCTCGGGCGTGCAGCCGCTGGGCATCCTGCGCATGGTGGCAATGCTGTCGTCCATCGCGAACATTCCGGCCGAGCTGGTGTTCTGCTTCGCGACCGGCAACACCGCGAAGATCCGCAAGCTCAACTGCGGGCTGATCGAAGTGGGTCGCGATGCCGACTTCGTGTTCATGGACCGCGCGCAGCATTCGCCCGCGCCGGGGCTGCTCGAAAGCGTGCAGCTCGGCGACATCCCGGGCGTGGGCATGGTGATGATCGACGGCATCGTGCGCTGCGGCCGCAGCCGCAACACGCCGCCTGCTACCGAGATTCCGGTCGTCGTGTCCGGCGCGCACTGA
- a CDS encoding GtrA family protein, with protein MKIGRELLSFALVGVIGLVVDVVVLYLLAPLLGWYGARVVSFLAAATTTWAFNRRYTFAPSASAGRSLWREYLGYLATMAAGAVLNYGAYVLTLHWVEGRWAAALGVALGSLAGMSANFLSARYLVFRSHRGG; from the coding sequence ATGAAGATCGGACGCGAGCTCCTCTCCTTCGCCCTCGTCGGCGTGATCGGGCTCGTGGTCGACGTGGTCGTGCTGTATCTGCTGGCGCCGCTGCTGGGTTGGTACGGTGCGCGGGTGGTGTCGTTTCTTGCAGCGGCGACCACCACCTGGGCCTTCAACCGCCGCTACACCTTCGCGCCCAGCGCATCGGCCGGCCGCTCTCTCTGGCGCGAGTACCTGGGCTACCTGGCGACCATGGCGGCCGGCGCGGTGCTGAACTACGGCGCCTATGTGCTGACGCTGCACTGGGTCGAAGGGCGCTGGGCCGCTGCCCTGGGCGTGGCGCTGGGCAGCCTTGCCGGCATGAGCGCCAACTTCCTTTCGGCGCGCTACCTGGTCTTTCGCTCGCACCGCGGCGGCTGA
- a CDS encoding glycosyltransferase family 2 protein, producing the protein MTDANFPTTHGSSGLRIAAVIPCYNEALAIAQVVAGFRAALPEAEIHVFDNNSSDDTAAVARAAGAIVTHVTLRGKGNVVRRMFADVDADVYVMVDGDATYDTGAARRLIDRLVSDNLDMVVGSRVDDGQDAHTYRTGHRLGNRMLTGAVAQLFGGGLSDMLSGYRVFSRRYAKSFPALSRGFETETELTVHALELRMPYAEESTAYSTRPEGSVSKLSTYRDGWRILKTICKLFVSERPLQFFSIIGGLLVLMSVALVLPLVMTYMHTGLVPRLPTAVLATGAMLAAMLSFVCGVVMQAITLGRREAKRLSYLAIPSVREQAARGTRNSR; encoded by the coding sequence ATGACCGACGCCAATTTCCCCACCACCCACGGCAGCAGCGGCCTGCGCATTGCCGCGGTGATCCCCTGCTACAACGAGGCGCTCGCCATCGCCCAGGTGGTGGCGGGCTTTCGCGCTGCGCTGCCAGAGGCCGAGATCCACGTCTTCGACAACAACTCCAGCGACGACACGGCCGCCGTGGCGCGCGCGGCCGGTGCCATCGTCACGCACGTGACCCTGCGCGGCAAGGGCAACGTGGTGCGGCGCATGTTCGCCGACGTCGATGCCGACGTGTACGTGATGGTCGACGGCGACGCCACCTACGACACCGGCGCCGCGCGCCGGCTCATCGACCGGCTGGTGAGCGACAACCTCGACATGGTGGTCGGCAGCCGCGTGGACGACGGCCAGGACGCGCACACCTACCGCACTGGCCACCGCCTGGGCAACCGCATGCTCACGGGTGCCGTGGCGCAGCTGTTCGGTGGCGGCCTCAGCGACATGCTCTCGGGCTACCGCGTGTTTTCGCGGCGCTATGCCAAGTCGTTCCCGGCGCTGTCGCGGGGCTTCGAGACCGAAACCGAACTCACCGTGCACGCGCTCGAACTGCGCATGCCCTATGCCGAGGAAAGCACCGCCTACAGCACGCGCCCCGAAGGCTCGGTGAGCAAGCTCTCGACCTACCGCGACGGCTGGCGCATCCTCAAGACCATCTGCAAGCTGTTCGTGAGCGAGCGGCCGCTGCAGTTCTTCTCGATCATCGGGGGGCTGCTGGTGCTGATGTCGGTCGCGCTGGTCCTGCCGCTCGTCATGACCTACATGCACACCGGCCTGGTGCCTCGCCTCCCCACGGCGGTGCTGGCCACGGGCGCGATGCTGGCGGCGATGCTGTCCTTCGTGTGCGGCGTCGTCATGCAGGCCATCACGTTGGGACGGCGGGAGGCCAAGCGGCTGAGCTACCTCGCGATTCCGAGCGTGCGCGAGCAGGCGGCCCGCGGCACACGCAATTCACGATGA